In Piliocolobus tephrosceles isolate RC106 chromosome 12, ASM277652v3, whole genome shotgun sequence, one DNA window encodes the following:
- the DUSP21 gene encoding dual specificity protein phosphatase 21 codes for MTASASSFSSSQGLQQPSIYSFSQITSSLFLSNGVAANNKILLSSNRITAIVNASVEVVNVFFEGIQYIKVPVTDARDSRLCDFFDPIADLIHSVDMRHGRTLLHCVAGVSRSASLCLAYLMKYHSMSLLDAHTWTKSRRPIIRPNNGFWEQLINYEFKLFSNNTVRMINSPVGDIPDIYEEDILAVLSM; via the coding sequence ATGACAGCATCCGCGTCTTCCTTTTCATCATCTCAGGGTCTCCAGCAGCCCTCCATCTACAGCTTCTCCCAAATAACCAGCAGCTTGTTTCTCAGCAATGGTGTGGCTGCCAACAACAAAATCCTTCTGTCCAGCAATCGCATTACCGCCATTGTCAATGCCTCGGTGGAAGTGGTCAACGTGTTCTTCGAGGGCATTCAGTACATAAAGGTGCCTGTTACGGATGCTCGTGACTCTCGTCTCTGCGACTTTTTTGACCCCATTGCTGATCTTATCCACAGCGTGGATATGAGGCATGGCCGCACGCTGCTGCACTGCGTGGCTGGAGTGAGCCGTTCCGCCTCACTGTGCCTTGCGTACCTCATGAAATACCACTCCATGTCGCTGCTGGACGCCCATACATGGACCAAGTCGCGCCGCCCCATCATCCGGCCCAACAACGGCTTTTGGGAACAGCTCATCAATTACGAATTCAAGCTGTTTAGTAACAACACCGTGCGCATGATCAACTCGCCGGTAGGTGACATCCCTGACATCTATGAGGAGGACATACTTGCAGTGTTATCAATGTAA